In one Cupriavidus taiwanensis genomic region, the following are encoded:
- the rarD gene encoding EamA family transporter RarD has translation MQLGILYALLAYLIWGLLPLYIKSLPGIAPMEILLHRMVWSLVFLGLILAWRRQWAWLGQVVRDRRLLLSFAASAALLCANWFLYIWAVSANRVVDASLGYFINPLFSVLLGVVFLHERLRRVQWLAIAVAAAGVAWLTVAAGQLPWIALGLAASFGGYGLLRKTGALGALEGLSLETLLLFPLAAAALGWLFATGQDSFTHAAPGTQWLLLLAGPVTAVPLLFFAAGARRIPLSLLGLLQYTGPTLQLLLGVWLWHEPFPAQKQVGYALIWLSLALYAAEGLWMNARQKSAGIQSINETT, from the coding sequence ATGCAACTCGGCATTCTCTACGCCCTGCTGGCGTACCTCATCTGGGGCCTGCTCCCGCTCTACATCAAGTCGCTGCCCGGTATCGCCCCCATGGAGATCCTGCTGCACCGGATGGTGTGGTCGCTGGTCTTCCTGGGGCTGATCCTGGCCTGGCGCCGCCAGTGGGCGTGGCTGGGCCAGGTGGTCAGGGACCGGCGCCTGTTGCTGTCGTTTGCCGCCAGCGCGGCGCTGCTGTGCGCGAACTGGTTCCTCTATATCTGGGCGGTGTCGGCCAACCGCGTGGTCGACGCCAGCCTGGGGTATTTCATCAATCCGCTGTTCAGCGTGCTGCTCGGCGTGGTGTTCCTGCATGAGCGCCTGCGCCGGGTGCAATGGCTGGCGATCGCGGTGGCGGCGGCCGGCGTGGCCTGGCTGACGGTGGCGGCGGGGCAGCTGCCCTGGATCGCGCTGGGCCTGGCCGCCAGCTTTGGCGGTTATGGGCTGTTGCGCAAGACCGGTGCGCTGGGCGCGCTGGAAGGGCTGTCGCTGGAAACGCTGCTGCTGTTCCCGCTGGCCGCGGCGGCGCTGGGCTGGCTGTTCGCCACCGGCCAGGACAGCTTCACTCACGCAGCGCCGGGTACGCAGTGGCTGCTGTTGCTGGCCGGGCCGGTGACGGCGGTGCCACTGCTGTTTTTTGCCGCCGGCGCGCGGCGCATTCCGCTGTCGCTGCTGGGTTTGCTGCAGTACACCGGTCCGACCCTGCAACTGCTGCTGGGCGTATGGCTGTGGCACGAGCCGTTCCCGGCGCAGAAGCAGGTGGGGTACGCGCTGATCTGGCTGTCGCTGGCCTTGTATGCGGCCGAAGGGCTGTGGATGAATGCGCGGCAGAAGTCCGCCGGCATCCAATCGATCAATGAGACGACGTGA
- the dinB gene encoding DNA polymerase IV translates to MSAPPDASAAVQRKIIHCDCDCFYASVEMRDDPSLRGRPMAVGGAPDRRGVIATCNYEARAYGVRSAMASAQALKRCPDLLIVRPAMDKYREVSRRIFAIYREYTALVEPLSLDEAYLDVSLCTHHAGSATRIAEEIRQRVRDEVGVTVSAGVGPSKFVAKIASDWNKPDGLFVVRPAAVDAFVAALPVERIHGVGKVTSAKLRRLGAETCGDLRPWSPDRLHREFGVFGARLYKLCRGVDERAVTPERERKSISVEETYADDLPDLQACLAELEPLIAMLEARIARAQAHDTIDKLTVKLRFSDFRQTTVECRGHAPDRGVYARLLAEGHARRGLPVRLLGVGVATSDRDTAQLQLFD, encoded by the coding sequence ATGTCCGCCCCGCCTGACGCCAGTGCCGCGGTCCAGCGCAAGATCATCCATTGCGACTGCGACTGCTTCTACGCCTCGGTCGAAATGCGCGACGACCCGTCGCTGCGCGGCCGGCCGATGGCCGTGGGCGGCGCGCCCGACCGGCGCGGGGTGATCGCCACCTGCAACTACGAGGCACGCGCCTACGGCGTGCGTTCGGCGATGGCGTCGGCGCAGGCGCTCAAGCGCTGCCCGGACCTGCTGATCGTGCGTCCTGCGATGGACAAGTACCGCGAGGTCTCGCGCCGCATCTTTGCGATCTACCGCGAATACACCGCACTGGTCGAGCCGCTGTCGCTGGACGAGGCCTACCTCGATGTCAGCCTGTGCACCCACCATGCCGGCAGCGCCACCCGCATCGCCGAAGAGATCCGCCAGCGCGTGCGGGACGAGGTCGGGGTGACCGTGTCGGCCGGCGTGGGTCCCAGCAAGTTCGTCGCCAAGATCGCCAGCGACTGGAACAAGCCCGACGGCCTGTTCGTGGTCAGGCCGGCCGCGGTCGATGCCTTTGTCGCCGCGCTGCCGGTGGAGCGCATCCATGGGGTGGGCAAGGTCACCTCGGCCAAGCTGCGCCGGCTGGGGGCCGAGACCTGCGGCGACCTGCGGCCGTGGTCGCCGGACCGCCTGCATCGCGAGTTCGGCGTGTTCGGGGCGCGGCTGTACAAGCTGTGCCGCGGCGTCGACGAGCGCGCAGTCACGCCCGAACGCGAGCGCAAGTCGATCAGCGTGGAAGAGACCTATGCCGACGATTTGCCCGACCTGCAGGCGTGCCTGGCCGAACTGGAACCGCTGATCGCCATGCTGGAGGCGCGCATTGCGCGCGCCCAGGCGCATGACACCATCGACAAGCTCACGGTAAAGCTGCGCTTCTCGGACTTCCGGCAGACCACGGTGGAATGCCGCGGCCATGCCCCGGATCGCGGCGTCTATGCACGGCTGCTGGCCGAAGGCCATGCGCGCCGGGGCTTGCCGGTGCGGCTGCTGGGGGTTGGGGTGGCCACGAGCGACCGGGATACCGCGCAGCTGCAGCTGTTCGACTGA
- a CDS encoding DUF2272 domain-containing protein, giving the protein MLARPQHRRSPQRYAQRFPQPIPQRSPQVRAPLRAACAAALLALLSACTTLIEPARPQARALPDTERPVTSPGATPRERIVEIATQEWTRWGGQVVRLGRDDTSCVTYSPVPAPELPAELPPSYPTDAAAPAVATTDTESKTNGNPPPAASCLSFPDGTGMEATPLGCTLARRYWGIVGETPGCRQVTQGAWAWSAVFVSWVLRKAGLDERQFLTGQSHSMYVVDARDGILPHPAFRIEPVPAMPRPGDIICAGRGRDRYLEDIAEIGFGTTPMHCDIVVAVDPAARVVRAIGGNVQQSVSMEEIELGDSGRLDGVTNSHMPWLLVMRNDLQ; this is encoded by the coding sequence ATGCTTGCCCGTCCGCAGCACCGCAGATCTCCACAGCGTTATGCACAACGCTTTCCACAGCCGATTCCACAGCGTTCTCCACAGGTGCGTGCGCCGCTGCGCGCCGCCTGTGCGGCCGCGCTGCTGGCGCTGCTGAGCGCCTGCACCACGCTCATCGAGCCGGCCCGGCCGCAGGCGCGGGCGCTGCCGGACACTGAGCGGCCGGTGACGAGCCCGGGCGCCACGCCGCGCGAGCGCATCGTCGAGATCGCCACCCAGGAATGGACCCGCTGGGGCGGACAGGTGGTGCGGCTGGGCCGCGACGACACCTCTTGCGTGACCTACAGTCCGGTGCCGGCGCCGGAATTGCCAGCCGAGCTGCCGCCGTCGTATCCGACCGACGCCGCCGCGCCTGCCGTGGCCACCACCGATACCGAGTCCAAGACCAACGGCAACCCGCCGCCGGCAGCCAGCTGCCTTTCTTTCCCGGACGGCACCGGCATGGAGGCCACCCCGCTGGGCTGCACGCTGGCGCGCCGCTACTGGGGCATCGTCGGCGAAACGCCCGGCTGCAGGCAGGTCACGCAGGGCGCGTGGGCCTGGTCGGCGGTCTTTGTTTCATGGGTCCTGCGCAAGGCTGGGCTGGACGAGCGCCAGTTCCTGACTGGCCAGTCGCACTCGATGTACGTGGTCGATGCCCGCGACGGCATCCTGCCCCATCCCGCATTCCGCATCGAGCCGGTGCCGGCGATGCCCCGCCCCGGCGACATCATCTGCGCCGGCCGCGGCCGTGACCGCTATCTCGAGGACATTGCCGAGATTGGTTTCGGCACCACGCCGATGCATTGCGACATCGTGGTCGCCGTGGATCCGGCCGCGCGCGTGGTGCGCGCCATCGGCGGCAACGTCCAGCAATCGGTATCGATGGAAGAGATCGAGCTGGGCGATTCGGGCCGGCTCGACGGGGTCACCAACTCGCACATGCCGTGGCTGCTGGTGATGCGCAACGACCTGCAGTAG
- a CDS encoding HU family DNA-binding protein: protein MTKTELIDAIAAGVDGLTKAKAEQALNVTLSAIMDAVAKGDTLSLIGFGTFSKGERGERMARNPRTGEEIKVEAAKTVKFKAGQKFKDAVNQ from the coding sequence ATGACGAAAACCGAACTGATCGACGCTATCGCAGCCGGGGTGGACGGTCTGACCAAGGCCAAGGCGGAACAGGCACTGAACGTGACCCTGTCGGCCATCATGGACGCTGTGGCCAAGGGTGACACGCTGAGCCTCATCGGCTTTGGCACGTTCAGCAAGGGCGAGCGTGGCGAGCGCATGGCGCGCAACCCGCGTACCGGCGAAGAAATCAAGGTCGAAGCCGCCAAGACCGTGAAGTTCAAGGCTGGCCAGAAGTTCAAGGACGCTGTCAACCAGTGA
- a CDS encoding SET domain-containing protein: MADKAKRKAAGESSKKTASDRIEVRQSGVHGKGVYAIAPIAEGERVIEYKGEHISWKKALERHPHDPGDPNHTFYFSLDDGSVIDAKYGGNRARWINHACEPNCEAREKKGRVFIHALRDIAQGEELFYDYGLVIDARYTAKLKKEFECRCGSPQCRGTMLAPKEKKKKAK, from the coding sequence ATGGCGGACAAGGCAAAGCGCAAGGCAGCGGGCGAGAGCAGCAAGAAAACGGCGAGCGACCGGATCGAGGTGCGCCAGTCGGGCGTGCACGGCAAGGGCGTCTATGCCATCGCCCCGATTGCCGAGGGCGAGCGGGTGATCGAGTACAAGGGCGAGCACATCTCTTGGAAGAAGGCGCTGGAGCGCCATCCGCACGATCCCGGCGATCCCAACCACACCTTCTACTTCAGCCTGGACGACGGCAGCGTCATCGACGCCAAGTACGGCGGCAACCGCGCGCGCTGGATCAACCACGCCTGCGAGCCCAACTGCGAGGCGCGTGAAAAGAAGGGCCGCGTCTTCATTCACGCGCTGCGCGACATTGCCCAGGGCGAGGAGCTGTTCTATGACTACGGCCTGGTGATCGACGCGCGCTATACCGCCAAGCTGAAGAAGGAATTCGAGTGCCGCTGCGGCAGCCCGCAATGCCGCGGCACCATGCTGGCGCCCAAGGAAAAGAAAAAGAAGGCCAAGTAA